The following DNA comes from Blattabacterium cuenoti.
TTAAGTCCTATGTTAGAAGTTATAGGAAGAGGAGATTACTCTATTCGAAAAATAGCAGGAATGATGATTTTATTAACAAAAAAAGGACCTTTATTTTTAGCAGATACATCTGTTATTCCAGATCCTACAAGTGAAGAATTGGCAAGAATAGCTTTAATGGCTTCTCATGTAGTTAAAGAATTTGATATAGAGCCACATATAGCTATGTTATCTTTTCAAAATTTTTCATCGAATTCAAAAACATCTTATAAAGTTTCTAAAACAGTAGCTTTTTTACATAAAAAATATCCAGACTTAATAGTAGACGGAGAGTTACAACCTGATTTGGCTTTAAATGAATTTTTACTATCCAGTAAGTTTCCGTTTTCTAAACTAGTTCAAAAAAAAATAAATATTTTCATTTTTCCAAATTTAGAATCAGGAAATTTAACTTATAAGTTTATTAGAGGATTAGGAGAGGTTAAAACTATTGGCCCTATAATATTAGGAATGCGAAAATCAGTACATATTATGCAAATGCAATCCAGTGTAGAGGAAATAGTTAATTTAACTACTCTAGCTGTGATAGATGCACAAATTAGAAATAATTAAAAAAAAATATGTTTTTTAATACATACTTTTTTTCCAAAAATAACTCTGACTTTCTTTTCAAAAAAAGTGGAACTAGAACTAGTATAAAAAATAGGAAATTTTTTGTATGGAGAATGAATACACAATAATTTTTTTTCATTTAATTTTTTTTTTATTTCCTGTACTACAATTTTTTGTATATCAATTAGATGAACTTTTCCTAGATAAAAATTTTCTATTTTTTTTTTAAGAAATAAATAATGAGTACAGGCTAATAATAATGTATCTATGGATTTGAAATGATTTAAATAATTTCTTATAATGAAACTGACTTTTTTGATATCAAATCCATTTTCAATGATAGGAGCTAATAAAGGAGTAGATATTTGATCTATATCTAGGTGTTGATGACTTTCTTTTATTTTATTAACGTAAAAATTTGAACGTATAGTAGCAGGAGTAGCGATAATTCCTATTTTCTTGGAAAAAAGAAAAGTTTTATCTTTAACTACAGGATCTATTACATTAAATACTAATAATTTATTATGAAATTCTTGATAAATTGTATCCAAAGCATTAGATACTATAGAATTACATGCTATCACTAAAGCTTTGCATTTTTTTTCGAAAAGAAAAGAAGCTATTTTCATAGAATTTTCTATAATAAATTCTTTAGATTTTTCTCCATAAGGCATATTTTTAGTATCTCCAAAATAAATAAAATCTTCATAAGGCATTTGCATTTTTATTTCTTTAGCTATAATAAGCCCTCCTATTCCAGAATCAAAAATCCCAATTGGAGATAGTGTATTAATTTTCATTAATTCTTTTAATTCTTTTTTTTATAAATTCACAATATTTTCAATGGAAAACGAGTTATTATAGTCAATACAGATAAAAGAAAATAAAAAAAAACTGTATTAGTAATTTTTTTTTCTTTATCTAATTTTTTATAAAAAAAAATAAACATAGAAGATCCCAATATCATTATAATTGGATGTTCTATTATTTTTGAACGAATTTCTCTTTGTTTTAAAATTTGAATAAAATCAATTCTATTTTCGTATAGGTAAAAACAATTAAAAATCATCAATAAAAATCCAAAAAATATTTGAATAAATATAGTAACGACTGTAATATCCAATATAACTTTAAAAAAAAACTTTATTTGTATATTATAATTTATTAACCATAAAATATGGATCATTTCAAATATTAAAAAAATAAGAACTAAAAAAGCTATATAATGATGAAATTTTAAAAAAAACTCATACAAAATTAAAATAATTTTTTACTTAATCTTTTTTTTAATCTAGCGGCTTTATTTGTATGTATAATATTTTTTTTAGATAATTTATCTATCATAGAGATTACAATAGGATATTGTTTTTTATCTTGATTCTTTAATAATTTTTTGATAGCTGTTTTTGTGCTCTTATACATATATTTATTACGTAATCGTTTGATACGATTTTGTTTTATTCTTTTTATAGAAGATAAATGATTGGCCATCATAAATTAATTATAATAATTATAGCCCATAGGGGAATCGAACCCCTCTTTCCAGGATGAAAACCTGACGTCCTAACCAATAGACGAATGGGCCAAAAAAAATTAAGGATACAAATTATATTTTTTTTGTATTTAATACAAGTATTTTACTAATTTAATATTCATTACTTATTATAATAACGGTTTCTTTATTTTATTTTTGAATATTTCAATAAATAAAATGGAATCTATTAATCAATAGAAAAAAACTAAGTATTACTACATAAAAAATATGAAAGTAAAAAATAAAATTAGAGATGATTTCATCAAAAATATTTTTTTCTTGTATTACTTTTAATATAAGTCAGTCATCGTCATCAAAAAAAATTATTAATTATTTTATGTATACATCGATTTATTAAGGAAAAAAAAGAGTTAGTATTTTTAATAAAAACAATATTATTTATTCATCTATAGAAAAACCTAATATTTTTAAGTCTTTCCAAAAATTAGGATATGATTTTTCAACAACATTTGGATCCTCTATTTGTAAAAAAGAAGAGGATAAACTCCATGGAGAAAAAGACATAGCCATTCTATGATCTTGATAAGTTTTTATCCTTATGAAGGAATTAATTTTTATTCTATAAAAATCTGTTATTTCTAAACAAGAATCCGTAATATTTGTCATCACTCCAAATTTAATTAATTCTTCTTTTAATGCTTGTAATCTATCTGTTTCTTTGATTTTTAATGTTTCTAATCCTTTTAAATTACATTTAATTCCAGTCACTGCACAAGTAACAACAATAGTTTGTGCAAGATCTGGAGTTTTATTTAAATCCAATTCAATAAATTTTGGTCTAATAAAATTAGACTTTTTTTTTAACGTTATCCTATTTTGATCAAATACAGTAGTTATTCCAAAATATTTATCATATATAGAAGAAACTTCTCTATCTCCTTGTAAACTATTATCCTTATTATGATAATAAGATAAATTAATATGACTACTTTCTGCTATAGCGGACATAGAATAATAGTAAGAAGCGGAACTCCAATCGGATTCTACATTAAAAAACTTCTTTCCATTATCTTTAAATGGATAAATATGGATTATATTTCCTTTCCAAAAGGCTTTTATTCCTGATAAAATCAGTAAATTAAAAGTCATTTTTATATATGGAATAGATGTAATATTTCCTTTAAGAAAAATTTTAAGTCCTTTTTTAAATTTACTAGCTACCAACATTAAAGAACTAATATACTGACTACTCATTGTTGCTTCTATATCTATTTCTCCTCCTAAAATGTTTTTACCAAAAATTTTTATAGGAGGATACCCCTCTTTTTCTAGATATCCAATTTTGGATCCTATCTTTTTTAGAGCTTCTACAAGAATAGAAATAGGACGTTGTTTCATTCTATTGGATCCTGTTAATATAACTTCTTTTCCATCTTGTATAGAAAAATATGAAGTAAGAAATCGCATAGCAGTTCCAGCATGATGAATATCTAATATAGGAGAAGTGCTGACTAAACTTTTTTTTAATACTTGTGTATCTTCACAATTAGAAAGATTTTCAATATAAATATCATTTTTATAAAGATACTTTAAGATCAAAAGTCTATTAGATATACTTTTAGAGCCAGTAATAGATATGGATCCGTATAAATGTTTTTGTTTTTTATAAATATTAATATAGGAAGACATATTTTATTTTAATTTTTCATTTTCATGGTGTCTTGCATGATCTCTTATTTCTTTTTTCTTTAATTTTTTATAAAAGGATTCTTCTAAATCAATTCCAGTTTGATTTGCTAAACAAATTATAATAAACAAAACATCTGACAACTCTTCCCCAAGATCTTCATTATTGTTTTTATCATTTTTTTTTTTGGATTGTTCTCCATAATTTCTAGCAATAATTCTAGATACTTCTCCTACTTCTTCTGATAAAAGTATAGTATTAGTCAATACGTTGAAATAACGTATTCCATGATTATTAATCCAATCATGAACTAACTTTTGGATGTTTTTAATTATCAAATTTTATTTTTTAGTAATTTTTGTATATGATGAATAATAGTATCGCGATCTATATTATATTTTTTTAAAAGTTCCATAGGTTTTCCGCTTTCTCCAAAAATATCATTTACGGCTACTAAACTTTGAGGAACAAAACATTTTTTAGTAGTAAGTATTCTTGCAATACTTTCTCCTAACCCACCCCAATAATTGTGTTCTTCTGCAGTAACAATGCATTTCGTTTTATTAACGGATTTTAAAATGGTTTCCTCATCTAATGGTTTAATAGTATGAATATTAATGACTTCACATTCTATTCCTTTATTATTATACAATATTTTAGATGCTTCTAAAGATTCCCATACTAAATGTCCTGTGCTAACAATAGTGATGTCTTTTCCCTCTGTTAAAACTACTGCTTTTCCTATTTCAAATACTTGATTTTCATCCGTAAAATTAGCTACTGCAGGACGTCCAAAACGTAAATATACTGGACCAAAATAATTAGATATAGCTAAAGTAGCTGCATAAGTTTGATTATAATCACAAGTATTAATAACAGTCATTCCAGGTAACATTTTCATCATTCCTATATCTTCTAAACTTTGATGTGTAGCTCCATCTTCTCCAAGAGTTAATCCAGAATGAGATCCGCATATTTTTACATTTTTATAAGAATATGCAATAGATTGACGTATTTGATCATACACACGAGATGTAGCAAAATTAGCAAATGTTCCAGCAAATGGAATAAATTTTCCAATACTAAGTCCAGCAGCTATTCCTATCATATTAGACTCTGCTATTCCTATTTGGAAAAACCTTTCCGGAAATTTTTTAGAAAAAGAATTCATAAATAGAGAAGTGGTAAGATCCGCACATAAAGCGACTACTTTTTTATTTATTTCCCCCAATAAGAATAAAGCTTTTCCAAATCCTGCCCTAGTTTCTTTTAATCCTTTATTTTCATATATTTTCATATTAAAGTTTTTTATAATGGATAGTCTCCTAAATAAGTTTCAGGAAGTTGGGAT
Coding sequences within:
- the murI gene encoding glutamate racemase is translated as MKINTLSPIGIFDSGIGGLIIAKEIKMQMPYEDFIYFGDTKNMPYGEKSKEFIIENSMKIASFLFEKKCKALVIACNSIVSNALDTIYQEFHNKLLVFNVIDPVVKDKTFLFSKKIGIIATPATIRSNFYVNKIKESHQHLDIDQISTPLLAPIIENGFDIKKVSFIIRNYLNHFKSIDTLLLACTHYLFLKKKIENFYLGKVHLIDIQKIVVQEIKKKLNEKKLLCIHSPYKKFPIFYTSSSSTFFEKKVRVIFGKKVCIKKHIFF
- the rpsT gene encoding 30S ribosomal protein S20; the protein is MANHLSSIKRIKQNRIKRLRNKYMYKSTKTAIKKLLKNQDKKQYPIVISMIDKLSKKNIIHTNKAARLKKRLSKKLF
- a CDS encoding 3-phosphoshikimate 1-carboxyvinyltransferase — translated: MSSYINIYKKQKHLYGSISITGSKSISNRLLILKYLYKNDIYIENLSNCEDTQVLKKSLVSTSPILDIHHAGTAMRFLTSYFSIQDGKEVILTGSNRMKQRPISILVEALKKIGSKIGYLEKEGYPPIKIFGKNILGGEIDIEATMSSQYISSLMLVASKFKKGLKIFLKGNITSIPYIKMTFNLLILSGIKAFWKGNIIHIYPFKDNGKKFFNVESDWSSASYYYSMSAIAESSHINLSYYHNKDNSLQGDREVSSIYDKYFGITTVFDQNRITLKKKSNFIRPKFIELDLNKTPDLAQTIVVTCAVTGIKCNLKGLETLKIKETDRLQALKEELIKFGVMTNITDSCLEITDFYRIKINSFIRIKTYQDHRMAMSFSPWSLSSSFLQIEDPNVVEKSYPNFWKDLKILGFSIDE
- a CDS encoding nucleotide pyrophosphohydrolase, which codes for MIIKNIQKLVHDWINNHGIRYFNVLTNTILLSEEVGEVSRIIARNYGEQSKKKNDKNNNEDLGEELSDVLFIIICLANQTGIDLEESFYKKLKKKEIRDHARHHENEKLK
- a CDS encoding transketolase family protein — translated: MKIYENKGLKETRAGFGKALFLLGEINKKVVALCADLTTSLFMNSFSKKFPERFFQIGIAESNMIGIAAGLSIGKFIPFAGTFANFATSRVYDQIRQSIAYSYKNVKICGSHSGLTLGEDGATHQSLEDIGMMKMLPGMTVINTCDYNQTYAATLAISNYFGPVYLRFGRPAVANFTDENQVFEIGKAVVLTEGKDITIVSTGHLVWESLEASKILYNNKGIECEVINIHTIKPLDEETILKSVNKTKCIVTAEEHNYWGGLGESIARILTTKKCFVPQSLVAVNDIFGESGKPMELLKKYNIDRDTIIHHIQKLLKNKI